In the genome of Methanoculleus sp. SDB, the window ATTGAATACATGGAGTTCCGTCAGCAGACCGAAGTCATCAGCAACGACAAGGAACGGGAGCTGATAGAGAAGATCAAACATCTCAAAGCCGAGGTCAGGGAACAGGAATTCGAGCTCGAGCAGAACAAGGAGATGCGGACGAAGCTGCAGGAAGCCCGTGAACTGCGGAAGAATGCATCGGACATCCATGCCCGGGTCACCGAGATGGCCGAACTGGCCCAGCAGCACCACGATCTGATGGTGGAGTGCTACCGGAAGGCCGACAAATCACGCGAAGAGGCCGACGAAGCCCACCGGCAGTTTGTCGAGGCGCAGGAGGCGGCGGATGCCGAGCACAACCTGTTCATCGCGAACCAGAAGGAAATCCGGGACTATGACAAGGTAATCGGAGGCCTCCGGAAGAAGACAAAGCGGACGAAGATTACCAAGGAAGACAAGGCCGTCCGCAAGGAAGCCGAGCGTGTCTTCCAGCTGTTCCGCGGCGGAGAGAAACTCACCACGGACGATATCCTGCTCCTGCAGCGGGCCAAACTCATATAATTCTCTTTTCACCGGTTCCGGTCAGCAATTATTAATAGATTTGAGGAGATGTGTTAGTGAGCATGTCAAATGGCCGGACACTGATTCTATGCGTCGATCGCGATGACGACATCGGGTATAAGGCAAAGATCGCCAGTCCGGTCATCGGAAGGGATGCCTGTCTTGCCGCCGCAAATTCACTCGGACTTGTGGATCCCGAGGATTCGGACGTCAATGCGATTTTCCATTCGGTGAAGGTCTATGACGATCTCAGCGGCCGGGGAGAAGATGTCGTCATCGCGGTTCTTAGCGGCAACCACCTCAACATGATAGACGGCGACAGAAAGATCGCCGCCGAACTCGCCGAAGTCGTGAACCGGACCGAGGTGACATCCTGCATTCTCGTCACCGACGGTGCCGAAGACGAGTTCGTGCTTCCCATCATCCAGTCGGTGGTTCCGGTCACCGGCATCCAGCGGGTTATCGTCAACCAGATGCCGAATCTCGAAGGCACGTATTATATCATCAAGAAGCTACTCGACGACCCGAAGATCTCACGGCAGGTTCTCGTTCCGATCGGGCTTGCGATGCTGCTGTATGCAATCGCATACCTGCTCGGGTACCCGGAGGGCGCCACCATCATTGTCGTCGGTGTCATCGGGATCTATCTCCTCTTCAAGGGCTTTGGCGTGGATGAATACTTCAATTATTTCTATCTGGCACTGCTCCAGTCGTTCCGCGGGGGGCGTTTTACCTTCGTTGCGTACATATCCGCCATTCTTCTCGTCATCGTCGGCATCGTGATGGGCCTCACGAGCATCCTCCAGTGGTATTCGAGCGAAGGAGGAGTATTTTTCTACCTGCTTTCCTTCGGCTACGGGTCGGTGGCGTGGTTTGCCATTGCCGGGGTCATCGCATCGATCGGAAAGATCGTGGACGTCTATCTCAACGAACCCGGCGTGCTCGGGCGTGTCGTTGTGCTGCCGTTCTTTATTATCGCAATCGGCGCCATCGCCTACGGGGCGAGCGTCTATACCCTCTCCATCAGCGGCTCGATCGATTTCCCCGTCTCTGCCGACGAGGGGATTCGCCTGATCGTCTACACCATGGTCGGAGGGCTCCTCTGCGCCTTTGTCGGGGTATATCTCCAGCGCCTTATATACCGATGGAGCGGGCATATCTTTGCACACCCCGCACGGGATAAGATGTGAGTTCGCCGTCCCCCCTGTTCTTCCGGGTCCCGCCGGGGATCCACGGTCCGTTCCATCCGTGAGAGTGCCCCTTCCGCCGCCCCCCGGTCCCCGTACGGCAGACGGCGTACCCGGGGACGGAGTGTACCTGAAAAAAGATGGGAAATGAAGTCTTCAGGCGGTTTCAAAGTAACCGATGCCGTTCGGGAAGATTTCGGTGAAGGTGTGATACCTGACGGACTGGGGTGTCCTGATGGTGAGTTCCGGGATAACCGCCCTGAATTCATGCTCCGGGAACCAGTATGACCCGTCCCCGTAATTGAACACCATGTCATCGACGACGACAACCGCATGATCGAGCTCAATCACCCGGAACTGCGGATTGTCAAAGTTCAGAATACTCGTCAGCTTGGTCTTCAAATCCGATTTTCCAAGCAGGACAACGAGTAATTGGACGCCTTCATCGATCTCGTACGTCATGTCGATCGTCGCACGATCATTGACGAGATCTACCGTCACGGATTCTACCGTAATGTAACTGTATCTGCCGGGTTCTGCCCCGGCGACCGGTACGATGAGCCCGCCGATGAACAAAACCAGTACGGCGAGTGACCAGTACTTCATTGCCCTGTACTTCTTTTATGAATCCGTTATATCCTTTCTGGTGGGGGCACAGGCCGTGCATTCTGCCAAAATACGCCTGATAATGGTTTTATCTGGCAAAAAAGGGTAAAATATAGGAAAAATGACCCGATGGGGGACTCTCAGTCCTGCCGGGTGCGCAGGAGTATCTCGATACTGGACACGTTCGTTCTGCCGCTGTCCGTATCGATAACCTCTGTCGACGTGATGATCTCCTTTTTATCCACGTGTTCAAGGAACCGGTTCAGTGCAATCTCCGCGGTGTCCACTGCCCGGGATATCGCCTTTCCCCGTGCCTTGATTGCGACCTCATCCGCTCCGTTATTGAATTGTGTAACGACTGCAAGAACATAGTTCATCACAGGCTTGTTTCCTACGAATACTGTGTTGTCTTTTAACATTGTCTCCCCCTCCTTCAGAGATACTTCCTGGTGGCAATCAACTCTGCATTCAGTACAGATGCACCGGCAGCCCCACGAATCGTGTTGTGCCCGTGCGCAATAAACCGCAGGCCTTTGCGAATTCTCCCGACAGATACGGTCATGCCGTCTCCACGGTTCCGGTCAAGCCGGGGCTGGGGGCGGTCGGGCTGGTCGAGGAAAAGGATCGATCTCTCAGGCTGGTGCGGCAGTCCCTGAAACGGTGCCGTGAAGGTCCTGTACGCTGCGATGGCCTCATCGACCGTCATGCCGCTGTCGATCCAGACTGCCATGGTATGCCCGTCGATGACCGGCACCCGGTGGCAGCTTGCACTTACCGAAAATCCTGCCGGGATGATTTCGGATCCGGTGAACGAGCCCATGATTTTTAAGGTCTCGGTCTCCATCTTCTCCTCTTCCGATCCGATATAGGGAATTATGTTGTCGTAAATTCCCATTGCGGGTACGCCTGCGAAGCCTGCTCCGGAGATGGCCTGCATTGTTGCGACGCGTACATCTGAAAAAGTACTAGATCGAAGGGGTGCCAGTGCCATGACAAGGACGATAGTTGAACAGTTCGGGTTTGTGACGATGAACCCGTCCGATCCCCTGTCCCTCTGGACGTCGATGAGGCC includes:
- a CDS encoding RNA-binding protein (Sso10b; forms dimers; interacts with silencing protein Sir2 which regulates Alba by deacetylation of a lysine residue which affects DNA binding affinity; binds double-stranded DNA tightly distributed uniformly and abundantly on the chromosome), translated to MLKDNTVFVGNKPVMNYVLAVVTQFNNGADEVAIKARGKAISRAVDTAEIALNRFLEHVDKKEIITSTEVIDTDSGRTNVSSIEILLRTRQD
- a CDS encoding aspartate-semialdehyde dehydrogenase (catalyzes the formation of aspartate semialdehyde from aspartyl phosphate), with the translated sequence MINVGVLGATGAVGQRFVQLLANHPWFDLTVLTASERSAGKLYSDVVNWRLDVPFPEHVGDIRIRPTSADQLKDCDIVFSALPADIAAGIEKDCAAAGLAVCSNASSHRMEKDIPLVIPEVNPDHLGLIDVQRDRGSDGFIVTNPNCSTIVLVMALAPLRSSTFSDVRVATMQAISGAGFAGVPAMGIYDNIIPYIGSEEEKMETETLKIMGSFTGSEIIPAGFSVSASCHRVPVIDGHTMAVWIDSGMTVDEAIAAYRTFTAPFQGLPHQPERSILFLDQPDRPQPRLDRNRGDGMTVSVGRIRKGLRFIAHGHNTIRGAAGASVLNAELIATRKYL
- a CDS encoding phosphoserine phosphatase, whose amino-acid sequence is MLNELIEKRKKNLAESETHKDKRNELNALASNHARQRNQLNAQTREFVEEAQKNKELRDTYNEQVQSLKDERNDFNDQANTIFEEIDVFKKEHGSIKTRGIKELQKQIEYMEFRQQTEVISNDKERELIEKIKHLKAEVREQEFELEQNKEMRTKLQEARELRKNASDIHARVTEMAELAQQHHDLMVECYRKADKSREEADEAHRQFVEAQEAADAEHNLFIANQKEIRDYDKVIGGLRKKTKRTKITKEDKAVRKEAERVFQLFRGGEKLTTDDILLLQRAKLI